A segment of the Thermodesulfobacteriota bacterium genome:
CTGCCTCCTTCTCGGCGCGCCCGCCCGCGCCCCGGGAGGAGCGCCTCGGCAAGCTCGAGATCCTCGGGACAGGTTACCTTGAGGTTTCGCGGATCCCCCGGCACCAGGCGCGGCCGCCGGCCCAGGGCCTCCACCAGGCCGGCCTCGTCGGTGGCGGCGCGCCCCGCGCCCCGCGCCCGATCCAGGGCTTGGCGCAACAGGCGGGACGGGAAGACCTGGGGGGTCTGGGCGTGCCACAGCCCCGTCCGGTCGACGGTGTCGTGAACGGCCCCTTCCGCCGCCCGCTTGAGCGTGTCGCGGCACGCCAGGGCGAACAAGGCCCCGTCCGGGCGCGCGGCCGCCGCCAGCTCCGAAAACCGGGACACCGGGGGAAACGGCCTCACCCCGTCGTGGACGAAGACCAGATCGTCGGGCTCGGCTTCCACGAGCGCTTCGAGGCCCAAGCGCACCGAGTCCTGGCGCTCGCCCCCCCCCGCGACCACCCGGAGGACCTTGGGCACTCCAGCACCCGACAGCAGCTCTCGGGTGCGCTCCACCTCGGGAGTCGGCACGACCACAACGGCCCCCGCCAACACGGGCGAGGACAGGAGCGCCTCCAGGGTCCTCACCAGGATCGGCCGCCCCCCCAGGGGCAGGAACTGTTTGGGAACCCCTCCTCCCATCCGGACCCCCGCCCCCCCCGCGGGAACCACGGCCCAGTTCCTCACGCCCGCCGCCGCCAGACGCGCCGCCGCGGCGCGCTCTCCTCGCCCTCGTCGCCGGGGGATCGGGCGAAGATCATGCGACCGGCGGTGGTCTGGAGCACCGAGGTCACGATCCCCTTGATGGACTGCCCGAGCTTGTCGGCGCCCCCCTCCACCACCACCATGGTCCCGTCTTCCAGGTAGCCCACCCCCTGATCCGGCTCCTTGCCCGGCTTCTGCACGGTCACCTGCACCTCTTCTCCCGGGAGAACCACGGGCCGCAGGGCGTGGGCGAGCTGGTGCACGTTGAGGGTGCGCACCCCCTGGAGTTCGGCGACCTTGGAGAGGTTGAAGTCGTTGGTCACCACGGTGGCGCCGGTGGCCTTGGCCAGGGCCACGATCTTGCCGTCCACCTCTTTGATGCGGGGAAACTCCTGATCCGTGATGCGAACCTCCACCCCTTCGAGCCCCTGCAAACGCTCGAGGATCCCCAGGCCGCGCCGGCCCCGCGCCCGCTTGAGGGGGTCGGTGCTGTCGGCAACTCCCTGAACCTCGTTGAGAACGAACTGGGGAACCACCAGGGGCCCGCCGATGAAGCCCAACTCCACCATGTCGGCGATCCGACCGTCGATGATGGCCGAGGTGTCGAGCACCTTCGGGCTCGCGGAGGCGGCCACCCCCGACTTTCCCGTGGCGAGTCGGAGGGCGCGCACCCCGCGAAGGCCGGCGACGCCTCCCAGGTACACGAGGCTCGCAGCAACCCCGATGCCAACGGCCAGCGGCATGGCATC
Coding sequences within it:
- a CDS encoding PIN domain-containing protein; protein product: MALFAAAALVERAMLRAPPYGVLGAAVGVAGGLLAALWARRAFGLDAMPLAVGIGVAASLVYLGGVAGLRGVRALRLATGKSGVAASASPKVLDTSAIIDGRIADMVELGFIGGPLVVPQFVLNEVQGVADSTDPLKRARGRRGLGILERLQGLEGVEVRITDQEFPRIKEVDGKIVALAKATGATVVTNDFNLSKVAELQGVRTLNVHQLAHALRPVVLPGEEVQVTVQKPGKEPDQGVGYLEDGTMVVVEGGADKLGQSIKGIVTSVLQTTAGRMIFARSPGDEGEESAPRRRVWRRRA
- the ispD gene encoding 2-C-methyl-D-erythritol 4-phosphate cytidylyltransferase, whose amino-acid sequence is MRNWAVVPAGGAGVRMGGGVPKQFLPLGGRPILVRTLEALLSSPVLAGAVVVVPTPEVERTRELLSGAGVPKVLRVVAGGGERQDSVRLGLEALVEAEPDDLVFVHDGVRPFPPVSRFSELAAAARPDGALFALACRDTLKRAAEGAVHDTVDRTGLWHAQTPQVFPSRLLRQALDRARGAGRAATDEAGLVEALGRRPRLVPGDPRNLKVTCPEDLELAEALLPGRGRARREGGSAVEASPKDCGWAPALHVGHGYDVHRLVAGRKLVLGGVDLPHEKGLLGHSDADVLAHAVADACLGAAGLGDLGRHFPDTDPAWAGASSLALLGHVADRVRERGLAVRRVDATLVAERPKIARHVSQMEANLSAALGLAAGGVTVKATTTEGLGFEGREEGISAHAVALLEQRGT